Proteins found in one Plasmodium knowlesi strain H genome assembly, chromosome: 12 genomic segment:
- a CDS encoding exosome complex exonuclease RRP6, putative, with protein sequence MENCSKRIEELVRGKGGEVELLKNENDYLINQLLKNVMEIVKQTNRLTTNCLYESRVDVMSNDEEIKKVQRDLLKTVHDLLVYSSNEKTKNSLTCELDGDHLNLANNYHIISNTLYEIMTRSKDCFRFFHVKDKEASMLTCKSSKLEENFLPEFDSSPRMCGSQRGGSKPTDSYSEEEEDDNSKGRTNPDSNHNHTRSEDTNLNARSGEEEERDNTFQLIYQSNILHVQSESEGSYTEKTNEKKTKKEMSKSSKKRRLSKRKMKNEETLQMVDNFSPFRKGSRKIQYAWLHLINNYITFFIPRLTVKHNRLTDLERGFVEAVECLHSYIQKKKKLLQHKELFNSNKLRHINCGDIFREIFKEDEVEDSGEGRVEDSSEGRMEEVKTPHSYSSLDDSSEDLTMIQERLTSSPDEYFFWKMLKRLDKDINRYAPKYSNLGHPYSYEINDMINRYHEWDESVSPFLKVIPELKKPLELSEKECKIISTEGELLEMVRTIKSMCTKMSLSPVVNYKNTYRGFTSLILVGTEECDYIIDTLYMFEKIHELNDITTDPNILKILYKSKNIIPVMQKDFSIYFVNMIDISVCSDFLSVRNSLHYLVHNYFHVNVNSAGNGLNALTRPLSPDLVSNLRMPFHYLYYLFEYVKTDLYFNYIFAQYRRPNHAEGEGECEMDTVDAMDGLDAMDAMDGMDAVDAIDTLERLLDQDRSPQRNVYVHFENIKFEDTSEEERKYGEEIIRKVFRESNKMCLLEYKVKDMCDVEKTKEKIKTIIKTSNYNSNSCDTLIENILLWREKLAKKNDEPPDSIINIHTIISIILNMPTSISSLKNNIIPMSNQMSENLETLFEIIIKSNMKKKTNPQFYRNFIQNEKTEICDCNSEEELNSVQLPFAREMSGGAGGELIDGVDETNGMLIVPPKMHFQSISEEAQRDVHSPHGGEDYGGYSDADGNVDCDGDDPSYAPRGECDGCGNEQEAHEEGGNPTASAPDQTFTLEKTFFGHDQSDEEANKKCKNIDSRNAKYENYALLSSLLSYVKEKNQKMCKTSEHSDERDENVKTEEDGAHMQKQRTTYKSVKRQLPKDIAKNNSGPKKIKQIQHQSYNQQYNIKNKKGLYSKNILSEMNKKWNS encoded by the coding sequence AGCAGAGTAGATGTCATGTCCAACGatgaggaaattaaaaaggttcAAAGGGATTTATTAAAAACGGTGCACGACTTGTTAGTGTACAGTTctaatgaaaaaacaaaaaattctCTTACGTGCGAACTGGACGGTGATCACTTAAACTTAGCTAATAATTATCATATAATATCGAATACGCTGTACGAAATAATGACCAGGTCGAAGGATTGTTTTCGATTCTTTCatgttaaggataaggaagCCTCCATGTTGACATGTAAAAGTAGCAAACTCGAGGAGAATTTTCTTCCTGAGTTTGATTCATCTCCAAGAATGTGTGGATCCCAAAGGGGAGGAAGCAAGCCAACAGATAGTTAttcagaggaggaagaggatgatAATTCTAAAGGGAGAACGAACCCTGATAGTAATCACAACCACACGAGGAGTGAGGACACTAATTTGAACGCACGAAGtggtgaagaggaagaaagagaTAATACCTTCCAACTAATCTACCAGTCGAACATCTTGCATGTTCAGAGCGAATCGGAGGGTAGTTACACAGAGAagacaaatgaaaaaaaaacaaaaaaggaaatgagcAAAAGTAGTAAGAAAAGGAGATTATccaagaggaagatgaagaatgAGGAAACCCTCCAAATGGTAGATAATTTCTCCCCATTTAGGAAAGGATCAAGAAAAATACAGTATGCCTGGTTACACCTGATTAACAATTATATTACCTTCTTCATCCCACGTCTAACTGTCAAGCATAACAGACTTACCGATCTGGAGAGAGGCTTCGTAGAAGCGGTCGAATGCCTACACAGCTACAtccagaagaagaaaaaacttcTTCAGCACAAGGAACTTTTTAACAGCAATAAACTGAGGCATATAAATTGTGGGGATATTTTCAGAGAAATATTTAAAGAGGACGAAGTGGAAGACtcaggggaaggaagggtgGAAGACTCATCGGAGGGAAGGATGGAAGAGGTGAAGACACCTCACTCGTACAGCAGTTTAGATGACTCCTCGGAAGATCTTACTATGATCCAGGAACGGCTTACCTCTTCCCCGGatgagtattttttttggaagaTGCTAAAAAGGCTAGATAAGGATATAAACAGGTATGCCCCAAAATATAGCAACCTAGGCCACCCTTATAGTTACGAAATAAATGACATGATCAATCGCTACCACGAATGGGATGAAAGTGTATCCCCCTTCTTGAAGGTAATTCCAGAACTGAAGAAACCACTGGAGTTAAGCGAGAAGGAGTGCAAAATCATTAGCACTGAAGGAGAACTGCTCGAAATGGTACGTACTATTAAATCAATGTGCACTAAAATGTCTCTCTCCCCTGTGGTGAATTATAAGAACACCTACAGAGGCTTCACATCTCTAATTCTAGTGGGAACAGAAGAGTGTGATTACATCATTGATACACTGTACATGTTTGAAAAGATACATGAACTAAACGATATAACTACAGATCCGAATATCCTAAAAATTCTATACAAGTCGAAAAATATCATACCAGTCATGCAGAAGGATTTCTCCATCTACTTTGTTAACATGATCGATATTTCTGTATGTTCAGATTTTCTGAGCGTTAGAAATTCCTTGCATTATTTGGTGCACAATTACTTCCATGTCAATGTGAATTCTGCTGGTAATGGATTAAATGCTCTCACCAGACCATTGTCTCCTGACTTGGTTTCTAATTTGAGGATGCCTTTCCACTATCTGTACTACCTCTTCGAGTACGTCAAAACGGATTTGTATTTCAACTACATATTTGCACAATATCGTCGTCCAAACCACGCAGAAGGTGAAGGAGAATGTGAAATGGACACGGTGGATGCGATGGATGGGTTGGACGCGATGGATGCGATGGATGGGATGGACGCGGTGGACGCTATTGACACGCTGGAACGACTACTCGACCAAGACCGTTCCCCCCAAAGGAACGTCTACGTACActttgaaaatataaaattcgAAGACACATCGGAAGAGGAACGAAAATACGGTGAAGAAATCATCAGGAAAGTATTCAGAGAGAGCAATAAAATGTGCCTGTTGGAATACAAGGTAAAAGATATGTGTGATGTGGAAaagacaaaggaaaaaatcaagaCGATTATAAAGACGTCAAATTATAACTCCAACAGTTGTGATACCTTaatagaaaatatattacTGTGGAGAGAaaagctagccaaaaaaaatgacgaacCTCCCGACAGcataataaatatacacaccATAATTTCCATTATTTTAAATATGCCAACTTCGATCTCGAGCTTAAAGAATAATATCATTCCCATGTCTAATCAGATGTCCGAAAATTTGGAGACTCTATTTGAAATAATTATCAAGtcgaatatgaaaaaaaaaacgaatccACAATTTTATAgaaattttattcaaaatgAGAAAACGGAAATATGTGACTGCAACAGTGAAGAGGAATTGAATTCCGTGCAACTCCCCTTCGCTAGGGAAATGTCAGGGGGGGCAGGTGGAGAGTTGATCGACGGGGTAGATGAAACGAATGGAATGCTCATTGTCCCACCGAAGATGCATTTTCAGAGCATTTCGGAAGAGGCCCAACGTGATGTGCATTCTCCCCACGGTGGCGAAGACTACGGTGGATATAGCGATGCTGATGGTAATGTTGACTGCGATGGTGATGACCCTTCCTATGCCCCACGTGGTGAATGCGACGGATGCGGTAACGAACAGGAGGCGCACGAAGAGGGAGGAAATCCCACAGCCAGTGCTCCTGATCAGACCTTCACCCTggagaaaacattttttggCCACGACCAAAGTGACGAAGAGGCtaacaaaaaatgtaaaaacatTGACAGCAGAAACGCAAAATATGAGAACTACGCTTTGCTGTCTTCCCTACTTAGCTACGTCAAAGAGAAGAACCAGAAAATGTGTAAAACTTCTGAGCATTCTGATGAGAGGgatgaaaatgtgaagacgGAAGAAGATGGTGCACACATGCAGAAGCAAAGGACCACTTACAAAAGTGTGAAAAGGCAACTACCCAAAGACATTGCTAAGAACAATTCTGGCCccaaaaaaatcaaacaaaTACAACACCAGTCATACAACCAGCAGTATAacataaagaacaaaaagggaCTGTACTCCAAAAACATTTTAagcgaaatgaacaaaaaatggaatagcTAA